The following are from one region of the Simiduia agarivorans SA1 = DSM 21679 genome:
- a CDS encoding CheR family methyltransferase, producing the protein MWSLRELPELSEDEFQRWSQLLEDRTGIQIAPHQRAFLQTQIGGRMRELECDSYSHYLTQVVDGLQGMVEWSILVDRLVVKETSFFRHRPSIEFVRRLVQSRINNQALNGSFDVWSVGCATGEEPYALAMAINDCFELAALDPYFGVTATDISLQSLQKARKGLYHPRKVEQVTREERARYFIPADKELQVVEKIRDRVCFSHGNVLDVARMPRVMMDVIFCQNLLIYFRRWRRREVLNALVDRLKPNGVLIVGLGEITDWTNPKIKRVADDEIQAYVRLPEA; encoded by the coding sequence GTGTGGTCTTTGCGGGAACTGCCTGAATTGTCGGAGGATGAATTCCAGCGCTGGAGTCAGCTGCTGGAAGATCGCACCGGCATCCAGATTGCTCCCCATCAGCGCGCGTTTTTGCAAACCCAGATTGGCGGGCGTATGCGCGAACTGGAATGCGATAGCTACAGCCACTACCTGACCCAGGTGGTCGATGGCTTGCAGGGTATGGTGGAGTGGTCGATTTTAGTGGATCGACTGGTGGTCAAAGAGACCAGTTTTTTCCGTCATCGCCCGTCTATCGAATTTGTTCGCCGGCTGGTGCAATCGCGCATCAATAATCAGGCACTCAATGGTAGTTTTGATGTCTGGAGCGTGGGCTGTGCCACCGGTGAAGAGCCTTATGCATTGGCTATGGCCATTAATGATTGCTTTGAACTGGCGGCGCTCGACCCCTATTTCGGTGTGACCGCCACCGATATCAGTTTGCAATCTCTGCAAAAAGCGCGCAAAGGCCTGTACCACCCCCGCAAGGTGGAGCAGGTCACCCGGGAGGAGCGCGCTCGCTACTTTATACCGGCAGACAAAGAGCTGCAGGTGGTGGAAAAAATTCGCGATAGGGTGTGCTTCAGCCACGGCAATGTTTTGGACGTGGCGCGCATGCCCCGGGTGATGATGGATGTGATTTTCTGTCAGAACCTGTTGATCTATTTCCGCCGTTGGCGCCGCCGGGAAGTGCTGAATGCACTGGTTGACCGGCTCAAGCCCAACGGTGTGTTGATAGTGGGGCTGGGTGAAATCACCGATTGGACCAACCCCAAAATCAAACGAGTCGCTGACGACGAAATTCAGGCCTACGTGCGCCTGCCCGAGGCGTAA